The Helianthus annuus cultivar XRQ/B chromosome 15, HanXRQr2.0-SUNRISE, whole genome shotgun sequence genomic sequence aCTTATATCAAGTTCAAGGTAGAAGTAGCAAGGTAAATcagttaataaaaagaaaaaaaaaagaaatttacgTGAAAGTGTATATAAAAAACCGGAAAATACAAGAGGTTTAAATGAATAATTTTGTGgcaaaattataaaatataacacTTTGGTgctcaaaataaaaataaacaaaaaaaacaattatagctaacaacttattctttttattatataataaaataatttctGTCACTAAAAATCGAATTGGAGCTTGAAAATGAGTTTCTATTGGATGAAATAAATTGTGGTGAATTTAATATGGTATTCTACAAAAATCAAAAGGGACCAGATCACATATGTAGGGGTCCAATTATCTCGGTGGGGAGGGGGTCCCCACACGTGGCAAAAGGTGTTATACACATGAGCTGTGAGACCATGAGTTGGCTCAAGGGGGTTCGAAAAGTCTTCACCTAAACTAAAGGGACCGCAAACCTGATGGCGCACTGGTCTAGTAGCTAGTTAAGGTCCAGCTTCAACCTACTCGTACCCCACGTGCGCacgctcccccccccccccccctcaaaaaaaaTCCTACTCACCTGACAGCTAAGCATATTCCTGTACAGATTATGTGGGGTCCATTTATCACTTTGAATTTTCACTTCCTACACAGTCTCTTCCACAAAATGTAAAATGCTCTTTGTATTAGATTTTTAACAATCAAATAcaattttctttctttcttcttcttctttttaataaaaaaagctTAGAAGGATTACATACTATATATATTGTGGTTTAATTAAAAGTGTGGTATCTCGTAGGTAAGGGGCTTTAATTAACTGATTATTTAACCATTATGTTATGATTTAACtaataataaaaaacataaaaaaaatatgatttgTTGATTAGGGTGAACCCTACAGCCTAACCCCTTTTATACCTAATATCATATGCTTGTCTATTAAAAACAATAGTTTTTAACAAATGTGTATCGTATTAAAATTTTTGAGTGTGTGCAATTTTTACATAGTAAAGTTCTTCCATTAACACGGTGTAAATATGTGCATGATGAATTTACACTTAGCGGATGTTTTTCGAAGTATGTAATAAgttttggttacacattacatcGTACAGTTACTTGTTTTTGCACGGTATGGATAGGTTTGGCAGATGTTGCGTCAAAGATTAACGCAAATGCATTTCACCCATATAACTCACGCACGTAGAGAACGTCTCTATAACGCTTTGCATtttgtactttccttatttagaaagtgtaATTAGTATTCCTATTTTGGAAACTTGTAATAGTATCGCACTCGTATTTTATTCCTAATCTTGTAATCTGAAGCTTTGTTCGTAATGGaattatattttttatacatattacatacttgtgttacacatTACAATCTGTAATGCGTAATTATACGCGCAACCGGTACTCGATATACTTGCATTATAATATCATACGCGCTCTATACTCATTTAAACacctatatatattttatacacGTTAAATGGAAAAAAATGAGAAAAGTGGCCTTTGTGCCACATGGGCTTAAGCCCACAAAAAGCACACATACACGAAGGCATGTGCCTTCGTGACCTCCCTTATAGTTAACACATGCTAGTATGATAACGAATAATATATGCAAATTACCATGTttgatatgaaaaaaaaattattcacTATTATACTATGTATTCAAACTGGCATACTTGCCAAGTTTTGTTGATCTTATGTAGAAAACTAGTTGACGACGATGAAGAATATTACTCAGGGTGGATTAAATACACCTAGATTTAAACTTATGTATTTTTTCATGTTGTTTCGTATTTGCAACTTGTTGTACTTTTCTTTCAAGACAATGTATTTCCATTTTAGTATCGATAAAATTTGAATtatctaaatattgtcacaatttGTCGTTTTGAAATCTCTTTCAATCTCGTTTTCATCTTACTCTGATGTTTTCCGTCATCGGTTAAAGTGTGATAGTCTCCTCATGAGTTTTTACACTTTTTACAAATATACGGTTTACACAAGAATCAGGCTATATGCAAAGACAAAATGGACTTTCAATGTTTTTGAGTTGTTGATCACGCTAATTAATGGGTAATATTTGTATGGTGATCAGATCTTAATTGATAGAGAAGTTAACAaaggttgaaagtaaaaaaaaaggaaTTAGACATTAATAGTGACTTCTTTTTGTTTAATCAAACTTTAAACTCAAAAAATATTATATACTTCATTATATATAAAATTGTATTATAAACTCACGAATTTTGTGCTTTTTAACTTCTgtacatattgatatatttaaagaacGATCTTTCTTAAATTCTTAATGCATGGTTGATTTAAACGATGCATCTAAAGTAGTTACAATGTATGATACATGAACAAAGTAGTAAGGGTGAGcagggcactcccctaagaggagAGTCCTCTCTCTTACGTACATccaatcaggttatgccacgtcaacttccctcttaaactcccctcgcaccccaatttgatggcggcactcccctcttaggggaattgtttttttattcaaaaaaaaaaaaaatgttgattgGTTGCTACAAGCATGGGCCCACCGTTCCACCTCCCCGCACCCACTCCCCTCTTCGGGGCCTTCTCCCCGATTCCTCTCCCCGCACCACCTTCCCGCAccgatggcggcggtgttcccgagcgGTGAATGGGGTCACCGATCCCCCTTCCCGCTGGTACCCCGCTCACTCTAATAATAATAGTACCTACAAATCAATATTTTAATAATGCGTTTAAAAGTAACTAATTGTTTAATTTTACATAAGCATATATACTAATCTTATATGCTTCACACGTAAAGATCATTTTATACAATATCTCACCATCTATTATATATTGATCCGCCGTCGGCAACAAAGTAGTATAaatttttaatttcaaaaataaagACTTTTGAGGTAGATAATTAGTATATATAGTACATAAATCATATGATGAAAAGTCTTGATCATATAAATAACtaataacaaaataaaacaacaaaagatAACATTAAAGAATAGGAATAACTGAATAGATATCCAATATCCAATCATTAATAATTGAAGACTTTATATCTTTTTCATATAAAAAATACGTCCACTTCAAAATGCATCAAGTCCACCCCCACCCCTTATCACATGGCACCCCACCCCACCATTCTCCCCATGACCCCATGGCCCCTATATACTATATATACCTCTTTCCCTCTTCTTCATTCAAACAACAATCTTCTTTCCAAAATAGCATTTTCTTGCATCACAAGTAACCTCCAAAGTACCATTTTTGTAGCACAATTAATCTCCAAAATGTTTGGTTTTCATGAGGAAAATGTACCGGGCCGGTGTGTTTGGGTCAACGGCCCAATAATAGTGGGAGCTGGGCCTTCAGGGCTTGCAGTCTCCGCTTGTTTAAGGGAACAAGGCGTCCCTTTCGTAGTAATCGAAAGAGAGGATTGCATTGCTTCTCTTTGGCAAAAACGAACATACAATCGACTAAAACTTCACCTCCCAAAAAAATTCTGCCAACTTCCGAATTTACCCTTCCCCGAAGAATACCCGGAGTACCCGAATAAAAAACAATTCATTACCTATCTCGAAAATTACGCTAGTAAATTCGACATTAAACCACAATTTAATGAGTGTGTCCAATCCGCAAAATACGACGAGAAATGTAGCATATGGCGGGTCAAAACCATATCGACAATGGGCTCTATCCGGACCGAAACAGAGTATATGTGCCAAATGCTTGTGGTGGCAACCGGAGAAAACGCCGAAGGCGTGGTACCTAATATCGAAGGTTTACAAGAATTCTCCGGCGAAGTCATCCACGCGAAAGACTACAAATCCGGCGAGAAATACACCGGAAAAAAAGTTTTGGTCGTCGGTTGTGGAAACTCCGGCATGGAACTCTCTCTTGATCTCTCAAACCACAATGCAAAGCCATCGATGGTGGTTCGAAGCTCGGTAAGCAATCCTTAACACCCTCGAAAACACGCTTTCGAAAACGTTAAAGATCAAATCTTTTTTCCAAGAAAACAAACACCCATCAAAGATTTCTAACCCAATTTTCAAATGTCATCACAGGTTCATGTATTACCACGAGAAATATTCGGAAAATCGACATTCGACTTGGCGGTTATGATGATGAAATGGCTTCCTTTATGGCTGGTGGATAACATTCTATTGATTTTAACATGGTTGATCCTTGGAAACACACAAAAATATGGGATCAAAAGACCATCTTTAGGCCCATTACAACTCAAGAACAAGCATGGAAAAACCCCTGTTCTCGACATCGGTGCATTCGAAAGAATTCGGTCCGGTGACATCAAAGTTGTCCCCGGAATCAAAAGATTTCACCGGAATTCAGTGGAGTTCATCAATGGCGACTTTCAAGAACTTGATTCAGTTGTTTTGGCAACTGGGTATTGCAGCAATGTTCCTTATTGGCTACAGGTAGTTAAAAAGATTGAATCTTTGCTCTGTTTTACTCTGTTTTGCTCTGTTTTGGATAAAATTGGTACAAATTACAGTTTGACTTATTGAATTTTGACTTTTTATGAACAGGGGAGTCAACTGTTTGACCAAAATGGATTCCCAAAAGGTCAAATGTCAAATGGGTTGTATGCAGCAGGGTTTACAAGAAGAGGGCTTGCAGGTGTTTCTGCGGATGCCATAAAAATAGCACAAGATATTGGGAGTGTTTGGAAACAAGaattaaatcaaataaaaaaggaAGTGTCCTACTCATAGAAGATGCTACTCAATTTTCCTAAAATAGTAtatgtgattttttttatatttttaaattttttgtgtATACAAAGGAAAAtaaaagaaagagtagaagagGAGAAGAGTAGGATAGCCCTTCCTAAGAAAGAGTCCAAATTATAGTTTTTGTAAATTTGGGCATTTTGAATGTAGGATGATGAGGCTCTCTTTTAGTTATTGAATGATTTATTTGTACAATCTTTATACAATGAATAATAATATTCTTTAGTTCAAGTTAATATGGTAACTTTGTATTatgtagtgtttttttttttttttccgaacGGCGGCATTTTTATTAAGGAATAAAAACGAAACCAGGGGCCAACAAGAAGCTGGAATCCCGAAACAAAACTATTATGTATTGTTGTTGATGAGTTGGGTTTGAGTTTGAGTTTGGCTCAGGctaaaacttgaaaatatatgAATTTACTTGACTTAACTTGAAGTTCTATTGAGCTCGAGTTACCGTTCATTATTTTTTATAGGAAACAACATGATCTGTTATGTAAACGTCAACATAAAACGATACTTCAATTCATACGAGTATTAGTGAAAGTGAAACGGGTTCTATGTCAGATAACAACCTGATTACGTATTTCATTATCATTTATCTCTTATTTTCCGGTTTCGTTAAAAGCCTCATGTATACTTCTTTATAACCTGTCAACAAGTCAAGAACCACATAACACTttgattacaagtcaaaaatctGAATGAGTTT encodes the following:
- the LOC110910441 gene encoding probable indole-3-pyruvate monooxygenase YUCCA8, which gives rise to MFGFHEENVPGRCVWVNGPIIVGAGPSGLAVSACLREQGVPFVVIEREDCIASLWQKRTYNRLKLHLPKKFCQLPNLPFPEEYPEYPNKKQFITYLENYASKFDIKPQFNECVQSAKYDEKCSIWRVKTISTMGSIRTETEYMCQMLVVATGENAEGVVPNIEGLQEFSGEVIHAKDYKSGEKYTGKKVLVVGCGNSGMELSLDLSNHNAKPSMVVRSSVHVLPREIFGKSTFDLAVMMMKWLPLWLVDNILLILTWLILGNTQKYGIKRPSLGPLQLKNKHGKTPVLDIGAFERIRSGDIKVVPGIKRFHRNSVEFINGDFQELDSVVLATGYCSNVPYWLQGSQLFDQNGFPKGQMSNGLYAAGFTRRGLAGVSADAIKIAQDIGSVWKQELNQIKKEVSYS